The Coffea eugenioides isolate CCC68of chromosome 8, Ceug_1.0, whole genome shotgun sequence genome has a segment encoding these proteins:
- the LOC113779306 gene encoding beta-adaptin-like protein C — MSGHDSKYFSTTKKGEIPELKEELNSQYKDKRKDAVKKVIAAMTVGKDVSSLFTDVVNCMQTENLELKKLVYLYLINYAKSQPDLAILAVNTFVKDSQDPNPLIRALAVRTMGCIRVDKITEYLCDPLQRCLKDDDPYVRKTAAICVAKLYDINAELVEDRGFLEALKDLISDNNPMVVANAVAALAEIQEHSSKPIFEITSHTLSKLLTALNECTEWGQVFILDALSKYRAADAREAENIVERVTPRLQHANCAVVLSAVKMILQQMELITSTDVVRNLCKKMAPPLVTLLSAEPEIQYVALRNINLIVQKRPTILAHEIKVFFCKYNDPIYVKMEKLEIMIKLASDRNIDQVLLEFKEYATEVDVDFVRKAVRAIGRCAIKLERAAERCISVLLELIKIKVNYVVQEAIIVIKDIFRRYPNTYESIIATLCESLDTLDEPEAKASMIWIIGEYAERIDNADELLESFLESFPEEPAQVQLQLLTATVKLFLKKPTEGPQQMIQVVLNNATVETDNPDLRDRAYIYWRLLSTDPEAAKDVVLAEKPVISDDSNQLDPSLLDELLANIATLSSVYHKPAEAFVTRVKTSQRTEEDDFADGSETGNSESPAYAPDSSTSPPASSSSAQYVGREAVAAPAASAAPALVPDLLDLGLDNSSAIVSVDQPATPAGPPLPVLLPAATGQGLQISAQLVRRDGQVFYSMLFENDSQIPLDGFMIQFNKNTFGLAAGGPLQVPQLQPGTSASTLLPMVLHQNISPGPPSTLLQVAVKNNQQPVWYFSDAISFLVFFAEDGKMERSTFLETWKSLPDSNEVSKDFPGIVMNSVEVTLDRLAASNMFFIAKRKHANQEVLYLSAKIPRGVPFLIEITAVIGIPGLKCAIKTPSPELAPLFFEALENLLKS, encoded by the exons ATGAGCGGACACGACTCGAAGTATTTTTCCACCACAAAGAAGGGTGAAATCCCTGAACTCAAAGAAGAACTCAATTCCCAGTACAAG GATAAGAGAAAAGATGCAGTTAAAAAAGTCATCGCTGCTATGACTGTTGGGAAAGATGTATCATCGCTCTTCACTGATGTTGTGAACTGCATGCAAACTGAGAATTTGGAGCTCAAGAAGCTTGTTTACTTATATCTCATAAATTATGCTAAAAGCCAGCCAGATCTTGCTATTCTTGCTGTAAATACATTTGTAAAGGACTCACAAGACCCAAATCCTTTGATTCGTGCACTGGCTGTGCGTACTATGGGTTGCATTCGTGTTGATAAAATCACAGAATATCTTTGTGACCCACTCCAACGCTGTCTCAAG GATGATGATCCATATGTTCGCAAGACAGCTGCTATTTGTGTTGCTAAACTTTATGACATCAATGCTGAGCTGGTCGAGGATAGGGGTTTTCTGGAAGCTCTTAAGGATTTGATATCTGACAACAATCCAATGGTTGTAGCAAATGCTGTTGCAGCTCTTGCAGAGATTCAAGAACATAGCAGTAAACCAATTTTTGAGATCACCAGTCACACATTGTCAAAGCTTCTGACTGCTCTTAATGAATGCACTGA GTGGGGTCAAGTTTTTATATTGGATGCTCTTTCCAAGTATAGAGCGGCTGATGCTCGTGAAGCTGAAAATATAGTTGAGCGAGTTACTCCAAGATTGCAGCATGCGAATTGTGCGGTTGTTCTTTCAGCAGTCAAG ATGATCCTTCAGCAAATGGAACTGATAACCAGCACTGACGTAGTTCGAAATCTCTGCAAGAAAATGGCTCCTCCCCTTGTTACTTTGCTTTCCGCAGAACCTGAGATTCAGTATGTTGCATTAAGGAACATAAACTTGATTGTACAGAAACGGCCAACAATCCTTGCCCATGAAATAAAG gtgTTTTTCTGCAAGTATAATGATCCAATTTATGTGAAGATGGAAAAACTGGAAATCATGATAAAGCTTGCTTCAGACCGGAATATAGACCAG GTCCTGTTGGAGTTCAAAGAATATGCTACAGAAGTGGATGTGGATTTTGTCAGAAAAGCTGTCCGTGCTATTGGACGCTGTGCCATCAAGCTTGAGAGAGCTGCTGAGCGATGCATTAGTGTCTTGCTTGAGTTGATCAAGATTAAAGTGAACTATGTTGTTCAAGAAGCTATAATAGTCATCAAAGATATCTTTAGGAGATATCCTAACAC ctATGAATCCATCATTGCTACACTTTGTGAGAGCTTGGACACTTTGGACGAGCCAGAGGCAAAG GCATCAATGATATGGATAATTGGTGAATATGCTGAACGAATTGACAACGCTGATGAGCTTCTTGAAAGCTTTTTAGAGAGTTTCCCTGAGGAACCTGCACAAGTCCAATTGCAGTTGCTCACAGCAACGGTCAAACTTTTCCTTAAAAAACCAACTGAAGGCCCACAACAGATGATTCAG GTTGTGTTGAATAATGCAACAGTGGAGACTGACAATCCTGATTTGCGAGATCGTGCCTACATATATTGGCGTCTTCTCTCAACTGATCCAGAG GCAGCGAAGGACGTCGTGCTAGCTGAAAAGCCTGTGATTAGTGATGACTCAAATCAACTTGACCCATCTCTACTTGATGAGCTTCTAGCAAACATAGCTACTTTATCCTCTGTCTATCACAAGCCGGCTGAAGCATTTGTAACTCGTGTTAAGACCTCTCAGAGAACTGAGGAAGATGACTTTGCTGATGGAAGTGAAACAGGAAATTCTGAATCACCTGCCTATGCACCTGACAGCAGTACTTCACCACCAGCTTCTTCAAGTTCTGCGCAGTATGTAGGAAGGGAGGCAGTGGCTGCTCCAGCTGCATCTGCAGCTCCTGCACTTGTGCCTGATTTGCTTGACTTGGGCTTGGATAATAGCAGTGCTATTGTGTCTGTTGATCAGCCTGCAACTCCTGCTGG CCCTCCTTTGCCTGTTCTATTACCAGCTGCTACTGGTCAGGGTTTACAAATCAGCGCGCAGCTTGTACGAAGAGATGGACAAGTATTTTACAGCATGTTGTTTGAGAACGACTCCCAGATTCCACTTGATGGTTTCATGATCCAATTTAACAAGAATACATTTGGCCTTGCTGCTGGTGGACCACTGCAG GTTCCCCAATTGCAGCCTGGGACTTCTGCAAGTACCCTTTTGCCTATGGTTCTGCACCAGAATATATCCCCTGGTCCTCCGAGTACACTTCTGCAAGTTGCTGTGAAAAATAATCAACAGCCTGTATGGTACTTCAGTGATGCAATATCATTCCTGGTATTTTTTGCCGAGGATGGGAAAATGGAACGCAGCACTTTTCTTGAG ACATGGAAGTCATTACCTGATTCAAATGAGGTATCAAAGGACTTTCCAGGGATTGTGATGAATAGTGTGGAAGTAACCCTGGATCGGTTGGCTGCTTCTAATATGTTTTTCATTGCCAAGCGCAAGCACGCAAACCAGGAAGTGCTATATCTTTCTGCAAAAATTCCGAGAGGAGTTCCTTTCTTAATTGAAATCACAGCTGTTATTGGAATACCTGGTCTGAAGTGTGCAATCAAAACGCCTAGTCCTGAATTGGCTCCACTTTTCTTTGAAGCCCTCGAGAACCTTCTCAAGAGCTAA